The genomic region GTGTAACTTGAAGTTCGGATGCGGCTGGCACCAAAATGGGCTCACTCAATTGTCCAACTGGGCGCCTGATCCAGTCCAAACAATTGAGGAAAGTGCATGCCATCAACCGACCGAATCGTCCTTGAACCCTGGTACGACAAAGCATTGTTTTATCTGTTGGTTGACAGTTACCGGCGCATTGTCGGCAAGGCGCTGGTGCCCGATGACAGCGATGCGCATTGGCTCTATCATCACGCCCCATTCGCTGTGGTCGCTCACAACACCGATCCAGATCCGCTCTTCATCTATGCGAATATGTCAGCTCAACGTTGTTTTGAATATGACTGGCAAGA from Rhizobium rhododendri harbors:
- a CDS encoding MEKHLA domain-containing protein, encoding MPSTDRIVLEPWYDKALFYLLVDSYRRIVGKALVPDDSDAHWLYHHAPFAVVAHNTDPDPLFIYANMSAQRCFEYDWQEFTSLPSRLSAEVPNRADRQLLLETVARDGHASGYRGARIAKSGRRFWIEDGCVWQLTEQDGLTYGQAATFSITD